The following coding sequences are from one Acidimicrobiia bacterium window:
- a CDS encoding enoyl-CoA hydratase-related protein produces MAGREIAYREIVYEVRNDAAWIGINRPEVRNAFREQTLDEIADALNRTREDPTIVAVVVYGVAGHFSAGGDFHAMMRLNKANSAMWNDRMQMVAMTCRNLPIPVIAMVEGACVGGGHELMLWCDLVITAEDAVFGQTGAMVGACPTVGATQYIGKLIGERRAKGMIFLCKRYTGAEAAQIGLANEAVPTERLVERVEEIVSQIRGYSSQTIRATKVSLNFDSDGLYPSWQHGMELLANIWGSEESLEGMNAFLEKRPPDFHQFRVRSKAALATYLDDFAEGRNQSKRSAAAREA; encoded by the coding sequence ATGGCCGGACGGGAGATCGCATATCGCGAGATCGTGTACGAGGTGCGCAACGACGCGGCGTGGATCGGTATCAACCGGCCCGAGGTGCGCAACGCCTTCAGGGAGCAGACACTCGACGAGATCGCAGACGCACTCAACCGGACCCGGGAGGATCCGACCATCGTCGCCGTGGTGGTCTACGGGGTAGCCGGCCACTTCTCGGCCGGCGGTGACTTCCACGCCATGATGAGGCTCAACAAGGCGAACTCGGCGATGTGGAACGACCGCATGCAGATGGTCGCCATGACCTGCCGCAACCTTCCGATCCCCGTCATCGCCATGGTCGAAGGCGCATGCGTCGGCGGAGGCCACGAGTTGATGCTCTGGTGCGATCTCGTGATCACCGCCGAGGACGCGGTCTTCGGTCAGACCGGCGCCATGGTTGGCGCCTGCCCCACCGTCGGGGCCACTCAGTACATCGGCAAGCTGATCGGCGAGCGGCGCGCCAAGGGGATGATCTTCCTCTGCAAACGGTACACGGGCGCCGAGGCGGCTCAGATCGGGCTCGCCAACGAGGCCGTCCCGACGGAGCGCCTCGTCGAGCGTGTCGAGGAGATCGTGTCGCAGATCCGCGGCTACAGCTCGCAGACGATCAGGGCGACGAAGGTGTCGCTCAACTTCGACTCGGATGGGTTGTACCCGTCGTGGCAGCACGGCATGGAGTTGCTTGCCAACATCTGGGGAAGCGAGGAGTCCCTCGAAGGCATGAACGCCTTCCTGGAGAAGCGTCCCCCGGACTTCCATCAGTTCCGGGTCAGGAGCAAGGCCGCCCTGGCGACCTATCTCGACGACTTCGCCGAGGGCCG
- a CDS encoding NAD(P)-dependent oxidoreductase: MDLAVIGLGLMGGTLARHLLADGHAVVGFDPEAERAGEHAGRGGVVASSVAEAVAGVEVALLSLPNSSVMLEVVHEIASSTRDGLLVVDTTTGEPDDAVAAWRALAEAGADFVDATISGNAAQAAVRDVIFMAGGSQEAVAVATTLLRPLGRAVYHVGPVGSGAIAKLIVNHVLSINRAAVAEGLTVAEKAGVDLEEMLLILRDSAAYSKAMDIWGDRMVAADHYPPSSRVRQSHKDSRLINGFAESVGASHVLADAVRRALVDAEDGGLSDADNSSVMEVMRRRAGIGRHE, from the coding sequence ATGGATCTCGCAGTCATCGGGCTCGGGTTGATGGGTGGGACGCTGGCACGGCATCTCCTCGCAGACGGCCACGCAGTGGTCGGGTTCGATCCCGAGGCCGAGCGCGCCGGCGAGCACGCGGGGCGCGGTGGCGTCGTCGCCTCCTCCGTTGCGGAGGCGGTCGCCGGTGTGGAGGTGGCGCTGCTGTCCCTCCCGAACAGCTCGGTCATGCTCGAGGTGGTGCATGAGATCGCGTCCTCGACCCGCGACGGCCTCCTCGTGGTCGACACGACCACCGGCGAGCCCGACGATGCCGTTGCCGCATGGCGGGCGCTTGCGGAGGCGGGCGCCGACTTCGTCGACGCCACCATCTCCGGCAATGCCGCCCAGGCGGCGGTCAGGGACGTCATCTTCATGGCGGGCGGCTCGCAGGAGGCGGTGGCGGTGGCCACCACGCTGCTGCGGCCGCTCGGGCGGGCCGTCTACCACGTCGGGCCGGTCGGGTCGGGCGCCATCGCCAAGCTGATCGTCAACCACGTGCTGTCCATCAACAGAGCCGCGGTCGCCGAAGGGCTCACGGTTGCCGAGAAGGCGGGAGTCGACCTGGAGGAGATGCTGCTCATCCTGCGCGACTCGGCGGCGTACTCCAAGGCGATGGACATCTGGGGAGACCGCATGGTCGCCGCCGACCACTACCCGCCGTCGTCTCGCGTGCGGCAGAGCCACAAGGACTCGCGGCTCATCAACGGGTTCGCCGAGTCCGTCGGGGCGTCCCACGTGCTCGCCGACGCGGTGCGTCGGGCGCTCGTCGACGCCGAGGATGGTGGCCTCTCGGACGCCGACAACTCGTCTGTGATGGAGGTCATGCGGCGCAGAGCAGGGATCGGCCGCCACGAGTGA